In Quercus robur chromosome 10, dhQueRobu3.1, whole genome shotgun sequence, a genomic segment contains:
- the LOC126703640 gene encoding protein MEI2-like 1 isoform X2 — MPFEVTDQRGVPASTHFFEDISFSSQREVGYQKPKSIPYHQGMNGMIATPGSLLDASLHAGKLSPIGTQSVDCLELPQTSLHRDQAEKLRVSGNEGIVSLSNASWKSMHHHMGLRPNVCVQLPSHSLEGKTTVMSGTNRESSLFSSSLSEIFSRKLGLLGNEVPYHLPASAVASYHDEEPFESLKEIEAQTIGNLLPDDDDLFSGMTDGLACNAYAKNGDDFEDYDLFSSGGGLELEGDDRTCMGQRSSDYIRGLSNGQVGSNGSIVGEHPYGEHPSRTLFVRNINSNVEDSELKALFEQFGDIRKLYTSCKHRGFVMISYYDIRAAQEAKKVLQNKALKRRKLDIHYSIPKDNPSERDVNQGTLVVFNLDSSVSDDEIRKIFGFYGEIKEILDAPHKYQYKLIEFYDVRAAEAALCALNRSEISGKQIKIEPSHSEIARWCLMQQPEQEQDGLNVCQSPCDNLSSGHTATVSPGVIASNSVDNGSNLGLHSAHRSSLSSFIENAFPHMSSSVPNNLPSPVGVASIGKQFGVCESNHSLNEMKFANQCIPNLHPHSFPEYHESLANSVPCNSLSTNADMAGNLGPRMTEGINSRQIHRMSSNVHPVELNGGVFGSSGNGSCPLHGHHYAWKNSNSYQQHPSSPVIWGNSPSFVDGVPAHRLPQMPGFPGGSPQLLNMSPVHHHVGSAPAVNTSLWDRRHTYLGESPEASSFHLGSLGSMGFPRSSQLHHIDISPHSTFSHIGGNCTDMLTNAGQHSPQQMCNIFLGRNPMISMPASFDSASERVRNLSHRRNDVNSNLADKKQYELDTDRILRGEDVRTTLMIKNIPNKYTSKMLLAAIDEHCRGTYDFLYLPIDFKNKCNVGYAFINMIDARQIISFHQAFDGKKWEKFNSEKVASLAYARIQGKAALIAHFQNSSLMNEDKRCRPILFHTEGPNAGDPEPFPMGTNIRSRPGRSRTSSNEENHNLGNPSISANREEYSNGSDSSKDSD; from the exons ATGCCATTTGAAGTAACGGATCAAAGAGGCGTGCCTGCCTCGACTCACTTCTTTGaagatatttctttttcttcacag AGAGAAGTTGgatatcaaaaacccaaaagcaTTCCTTATCACCAAG GAATGAATGGAATGATAGCTACACCTGGAAGCTTGTTGGATGCTTCACTACACGCAGGAAAACTTTCACCCATTGGGACACAGTCTGTGGATTGTTTGGAACTGCCACAGACAAGTCTACATAGAGACCAAGCAGAAAAGTTACGTGTTAGTGGAAATGAAGGCATTGTCAGTTTGTCTAATGCTTCATGGAAATCTATGCATCATCATATGGGATTACGGCCAAATGTGTGTGTGCAGTTGCCTTCTCATAGTTTGGAAGGAAAGACGACTGTTATGAGTGGAACCAATCGTGAGAGTAGTCTGTTTTCAAGTTCATTGTCTGAAATATTTAGTAGAAAGT TAGGATTGCTGGGAAATGAGGTTCCATATCATCTTCCTGCTAGTGCTGTGGCTTCCTACCATGATGAAGAACCGTTTGAATCTCTTAAAGAAATTGAGGCCCAGACTATTGGAAACCTCCTTCCTGATGATGATGATCTATTTTCTGGTATGACTGATGGGCTGGCATGTAATGCTTATGCCAAAAATGGTGATGACTTCGAAGATTATGATCTGTTCAGCAGTGGAGGAGGCTTGGAATTAGAAGGGGATGATCGTACATGTATGGGTCAAAGAAGTTCTGATTATATCAGGGGACTTTCCAATGGCCAAGTGGGTTCTAATGGCTCAATTGTTGGTGAACACCCTTATGGTGAACACCCATCTAGAACACTTTTTGTGAGAAATATTAATAGTAATGTCGAAGATTCTGAATTAAAGGCTCTTTTTGAG CAATTTGGAGATATTCGCAAGCTCTATACATCCTGTAAGCATCGTGGGTTTGTTATGATTTCTTATTATGACATAAGGGCAGCCCAAGAGGCAAAGAAAGTGCTTCAAAATAAAGCATTGAAGCGTAGGAAACTTGACATACATTATTCAATACCAAAG GATAATCCTTCGGAAAGAGATGTTAACCAGGGCACCCTGGTGGTATTCAACCTTGATTCTTCTGTTTCAGATGATGAGATTCGCAAAATTTTTGGCTTTTATGGAGAAATCAAAGAA ATCCTTGATGCTCCACATAAGTATCAATACAAATTGATAGAGTTTTATGATGTCCGAGCTGCAGAAGCTGCTCTTTGTGCACTGAATAGGAGTGAAATTTCTGGGAAACAGATCAAGATTGAACCAAGCCATTCAGAGATTGCAAGATGGTG TTTGATGCAACAGCCTGAGCAGGAGCAAGATGGACTTAATGTTTGTCAAAGCCCTTGTGACAATTTATCATCAGGACACACGG CAACTGTCTCTCCTGGGGTTATCGCATCTAACAGTGTGGATAATGGATCTAACCTTGGTTTACATTCTGCACACCGATCATCTCTGAGTTCATTTATTGAAAATGCATTCCCTCATATGAGTTCAAGTGTTCCAAACAACTTGCCTTCTCCGGTGGGAGTGGCATCTATTGGCAAACAATTTGGAGTTTGTGAGTCCAACCATTCTCTGAATGAAATGAAGTTTGCTAACCAATGCATTCCCAATTTACATCCTCATTCATTCCCGGAGTATCATGAAAGTTTAGCCAACAGTGTTCCATGTAACTCTTTGAGCACCAATGCTGATATGGCTGGCAATCTTGGTCCCAGGATGACAGAAGGAATCAACAGTAGGCAAATTCACAGAATGAGTTCCAATGTTCATCCAGTGGAACTTAATGGAGGAG tttttggttctTCTGGAAATGGGAGCTGTCCCCTTCATGGACACCATTATGCATGGAAGAACTCCAACTCATATCAGCAACATCCTTCAAGTCCTGTGATTTGGGGGAATTCGCCTTCATTTGTTGACGGTGTTCCTGCTCATCGCCTTCCACAAATGCCTGGATTTCCTGGAGGATCACCTCAATTACTGAACATGTCACCCGTGCATCATCATGTTGGATCCGCACCAGCTGTAAATACCTCCCTCTGGGACAGGCGACATACCTATTTAGGGGAGTCTCCTGAAGCTTCTAGCTTCCACTTGGGTTCTCTTGGGAGCATGGGCTTTCCTCGTAGTTCTCAATTGCATCATATTGACATTTCTCCTCACAGCACCTTTTCTCATATTGGAGGAAATTGCACAGACATGTTGACAAATGCGGGGCAACACTCTCCTCAGCAAATGTGCAACATTTTTCTTGGGAGGAACCCGATGATTTCAATGCCTGCATCTTTTGACTCTGCAAGTGAACGTGTGAGAAACCTTTCTCACCGTAGAAATGATGTGAATTCTAATCTTGCTGATAAGAAACAGTATGAACTTGATACTGACCGCATATTACGTGGGGAAGATGTCCGAACAACACTGATGATAAAGAACATTCCCAACAA aTATACTTCTAAAATGCTTCTCGCTGCAATAGATGAGCACTGTCGGGGAACctatgattttctttatttgccAATTGACTTCAAG AACAAATGCAATGTGGGCTATGCGTTCATCAATATGATTGATGCTCGTCAGATTATTTCATTTCATCAG GCATTCGATGGCAAAAAATGGGAGAAGTTTAATAGTGAAAAGGTGGCCTCCCTTGCATATGCTAGGATTCAGGGAAAAGCTGCTCTTATTGCCCATTTCCAGAATTCAAGCTTGATGAATGAGGATAAACGTTGCCGCCCTATTCTCTTTCATACTGAAGGTCCAAATGCTGGTGATCCG GAGCCCTTCCCCATGGGTACCAATATTCGATCAAGACCAGGCAGATCTCGAACTAGCAGCaatgaggaaaaccacaacCTGGGAAACCCTTCAATTTCTGCAAATAGAGAGGAATATTCCAACGGATCGGATTCTTCAAAGGACTCTGATTGA
- the LOC126703640 gene encoding protein MEI2-like 4 isoform X3: MNGMIATPGSLLDASLHAGKLSPIGTQSVDCLELPQTSLHRDQAEKLRVSGNEGIVSLSNASWKSMHHHMGLRPNVCVQLPSHSLEGKTTVMSGTNRESSLFSSSLSEIFSRKLGLLGNEVPYHLPASAVASYHDEEPFESLKEIEAQTIGNLLPDDDDLFSGMTDGLACNAYAKNGDDFEDYDLFSSGGGLELEGDDRTCMGQRSSDYIRGLSNGQVGSNGSIVGEHPYGEHPSRTLFVRNINSNVEDSELKALFEQFGDIRKLYTSCKHRGFVMISYYDIRAAQEAKKVLQNKALKRRKLDIHYSIPKDNPSERDVNQGTLVVFNLDSSVSDDEIRKIFGFYGEIKEILDAPHKYQYKLIEFYDVRAAEAALCALNRSEISGKQIKIEPSHSEIARWCLMQQPEQEQDGLNVCQSPCDNLSSGHTATVSPGVIASNSVDNGSNLGLHSAHRSSLSSFIENAFPHMSSSVPNNLPSPVGVASIGKQFGVCESNHSLNEMKFANQCIPNLHPHSFPEYHESLANSVPCNSLSTNADMAGNLGPRMTEGINSRQIHRMSSNVHPVELNGGVFGSSGNGSCPLHGHHYAWKNSNSYQQHPSSPVIWGNSPSFVDGVPAHRLPQMPGFPGGSPQLLNMSPVHHHVGSAPAVNTSLWDRRHTYLGESPEASSFHLGSLGSMGFPRSSQLHHIDISPHSTFSHIGGNCTDMLTNAGQHSPQQMCNIFLGRNPMISMPASFDSASERVRNLSHRRNDVNSNLADKKQYELDTDRILRGEDVRTTLMIKNIPNKYTSKMLLAAIDEHCRGTYDFLYLPIDFKNKCNVGYAFINMIDARQIISFHQAFDGKKWEKFNSEKVASLAYARIQGKAALIAHFQNSSLMNEDKRCRPILFHTEGPNAGDPEPFPMGTNIRSRPGRSRTSSNEENHNLGNPSISANREEYSNGSDSSKDSD; the protein is encoded by the exons ATGAATGGAATGATAGCTACACCTGGAAGCTTGTTGGATGCTTCACTACACGCAGGAAAACTTTCACCCATTGGGACACAGTCTGTGGATTGTTTGGAACTGCCACAGACAAGTCTACATAGAGACCAAGCAGAAAAGTTACGTGTTAGTGGAAATGAAGGCATTGTCAGTTTGTCTAATGCTTCATGGAAATCTATGCATCATCATATGGGATTACGGCCAAATGTGTGTGTGCAGTTGCCTTCTCATAGTTTGGAAGGAAAGACGACTGTTATGAGTGGAACCAATCGTGAGAGTAGTCTGTTTTCAAGTTCATTGTCTGAAATATTTAGTAGAAAGT TAGGATTGCTGGGAAATGAGGTTCCATATCATCTTCCTGCTAGTGCTGTGGCTTCCTACCATGATGAAGAACCGTTTGAATCTCTTAAAGAAATTGAGGCCCAGACTATTGGAAACCTCCTTCCTGATGATGATGATCTATTTTCTGGTATGACTGATGGGCTGGCATGTAATGCTTATGCCAAAAATGGTGATGACTTCGAAGATTATGATCTGTTCAGCAGTGGAGGAGGCTTGGAATTAGAAGGGGATGATCGTACATGTATGGGTCAAAGAAGTTCTGATTATATCAGGGGACTTTCCAATGGCCAAGTGGGTTCTAATGGCTCAATTGTTGGTGAACACCCTTATGGTGAACACCCATCTAGAACACTTTTTGTGAGAAATATTAATAGTAATGTCGAAGATTCTGAATTAAAGGCTCTTTTTGAG CAATTTGGAGATATTCGCAAGCTCTATACATCCTGTAAGCATCGTGGGTTTGTTATGATTTCTTATTATGACATAAGGGCAGCCCAAGAGGCAAAGAAAGTGCTTCAAAATAAAGCATTGAAGCGTAGGAAACTTGACATACATTATTCAATACCAAAG GATAATCCTTCGGAAAGAGATGTTAACCAGGGCACCCTGGTGGTATTCAACCTTGATTCTTCTGTTTCAGATGATGAGATTCGCAAAATTTTTGGCTTTTATGGAGAAATCAAAGAA ATCCTTGATGCTCCACATAAGTATCAATACAAATTGATAGAGTTTTATGATGTCCGAGCTGCAGAAGCTGCTCTTTGTGCACTGAATAGGAGTGAAATTTCTGGGAAACAGATCAAGATTGAACCAAGCCATTCAGAGATTGCAAGATGGTG TTTGATGCAACAGCCTGAGCAGGAGCAAGATGGACTTAATGTTTGTCAAAGCCCTTGTGACAATTTATCATCAGGACACACGG CAACTGTCTCTCCTGGGGTTATCGCATCTAACAGTGTGGATAATGGATCTAACCTTGGTTTACATTCTGCACACCGATCATCTCTGAGTTCATTTATTGAAAATGCATTCCCTCATATGAGTTCAAGTGTTCCAAACAACTTGCCTTCTCCGGTGGGAGTGGCATCTATTGGCAAACAATTTGGAGTTTGTGAGTCCAACCATTCTCTGAATGAAATGAAGTTTGCTAACCAATGCATTCCCAATTTACATCCTCATTCATTCCCGGAGTATCATGAAAGTTTAGCCAACAGTGTTCCATGTAACTCTTTGAGCACCAATGCTGATATGGCTGGCAATCTTGGTCCCAGGATGACAGAAGGAATCAACAGTAGGCAAATTCACAGAATGAGTTCCAATGTTCATCCAGTGGAACTTAATGGAGGAG tttttggttctTCTGGAAATGGGAGCTGTCCCCTTCATGGACACCATTATGCATGGAAGAACTCCAACTCATATCAGCAACATCCTTCAAGTCCTGTGATTTGGGGGAATTCGCCTTCATTTGTTGACGGTGTTCCTGCTCATCGCCTTCCACAAATGCCTGGATTTCCTGGAGGATCACCTCAATTACTGAACATGTCACCCGTGCATCATCATGTTGGATCCGCACCAGCTGTAAATACCTCCCTCTGGGACAGGCGACATACCTATTTAGGGGAGTCTCCTGAAGCTTCTAGCTTCCACTTGGGTTCTCTTGGGAGCATGGGCTTTCCTCGTAGTTCTCAATTGCATCATATTGACATTTCTCCTCACAGCACCTTTTCTCATATTGGAGGAAATTGCACAGACATGTTGACAAATGCGGGGCAACACTCTCCTCAGCAAATGTGCAACATTTTTCTTGGGAGGAACCCGATGATTTCAATGCCTGCATCTTTTGACTCTGCAAGTGAACGTGTGAGAAACCTTTCTCACCGTAGAAATGATGTGAATTCTAATCTTGCTGATAAGAAACAGTATGAACTTGATACTGACCGCATATTACGTGGGGAAGATGTCCGAACAACACTGATGATAAAGAACATTCCCAACAA aTATACTTCTAAAATGCTTCTCGCTGCAATAGATGAGCACTGTCGGGGAACctatgattttctttatttgccAATTGACTTCAAG AACAAATGCAATGTGGGCTATGCGTTCATCAATATGATTGATGCTCGTCAGATTATTTCATTTCATCAG GCATTCGATGGCAAAAAATGGGAGAAGTTTAATAGTGAAAAGGTGGCCTCCCTTGCATATGCTAGGATTCAGGGAAAAGCTGCTCTTATTGCCCATTTCCAGAATTCAAGCTTGATGAATGAGGATAAACGTTGCCGCCCTATTCTCTTTCATACTGAAGGTCCAAATGCTGGTGATCCG GAGCCCTTCCCCATGGGTACCAATATTCGATCAAGACCAGGCAGATCTCGAACTAGCAGCaatgaggaaaaccacaacCTGGGAAACCCTTCAATTTCTGCAAATAGAGAGGAATATTCCAACGGATCGGATTCTTCAAAGGACTCTGATTGA
- the LOC126703640 gene encoding protein MEI2-like 1 isoform X1, whose translation MPFEVTDQRGVPASTHFFEDISFSSQREVGYQKPKSIPYHQAGMNGMIATPGSLLDASLHAGKLSPIGTQSVDCLELPQTSLHRDQAEKLRVSGNEGIVSLSNASWKSMHHHMGLRPNVCVQLPSHSLEGKTTVMSGTNRESSLFSSSLSEIFSRKLGLLGNEVPYHLPASAVASYHDEEPFESLKEIEAQTIGNLLPDDDDLFSGMTDGLACNAYAKNGDDFEDYDLFSSGGGLELEGDDRTCMGQRSSDYIRGLSNGQVGSNGSIVGEHPYGEHPSRTLFVRNINSNVEDSELKALFEQFGDIRKLYTSCKHRGFVMISYYDIRAAQEAKKVLQNKALKRRKLDIHYSIPKDNPSERDVNQGTLVVFNLDSSVSDDEIRKIFGFYGEIKEILDAPHKYQYKLIEFYDVRAAEAALCALNRSEISGKQIKIEPSHSEIARWCLMQQPEQEQDGLNVCQSPCDNLSSGHTATVSPGVIASNSVDNGSNLGLHSAHRSSLSSFIENAFPHMSSSVPNNLPSPVGVASIGKQFGVCESNHSLNEMKFANQCIPNLHPHSFPEYHESLANSVPCNSLSTNADMAGNLGPRMTEGINSRQIHRMSSNVHPVELNGGVFGSSGNGSCPLHGHHYAWKNSNSYQQHPSSPVIWGNSPSFVDGVPAHRLPQMPGFPGGSPQLLNMSPVHHHVGSAPAVNTSLWDRRHTYLGESPEASSFHLGSLGSMGFPRSSQLHHIDISPHSTFSHIGGNCTDMLTNAGQHSPQQMCNIFLGRNPMISMPASFDSASERVRNLSHRRNDVNSNLADKKQYELDTDRILRGEDVRTTLMIKNIPNKYTSKMLLAAIDEHCRGTYDFLYLPIDFKNKCNVGYAFINMIDARQIISFHQAFDGKKWEKFNSEKVASLAYARIQGKAALIAHFQNSSLMNEDKRCRPILFHTEGPNAGDPEPFPMGTNIRSRPGRSRTSSNEENHNLGNPSISANREEYSNGSDSSKDSD comes from the exons ATGCCATTTGAAGTAACGGATCAAAGAGGCGTGCCTGCCTCGACTCACTTCTTTGaagatatttctttttcttcacag AGAGAAGTTGgatatcaaaaacccaaaagcaTTCCTTATCACCAAG CAGGAATGAATGGAATGATAGCTACACCTGGAAGCTTGTTGGATGCTTCACTACACGCAGGAAAACTTTCACCCATTGGGACACAGTCTGTGGATTGTTTGGAACTGCCACAGACAAGTCTACATAGAGACCAAGCAGAAAAGTTACGTGTTAGTGGAAATGAAGGCATTGTCAGTTTGTCTAATGCTTCATGGAAATCTATGCATCATCATATGGGATTACGGCCAAATGTGTGTGTGCAGTTGCCTTCTCATAGTTTGGAAGGAAAGACGACTGTTATGAGTGGAACCAATCGTGAGAGTAGTCTGTTTTCAAGTTCATTGTCTGAAATATTTAGTAGAAAGT TAGGATTGCTGGGAAATGAGGTTCCATATCATCTTCCTGCTAGTGCTGTGGCTTCCTACCATGATGAAGAACCGTTTGAATCTCTTAAAGAAATTGAGGCCCAGACTATTGGAAACCTCCTTCCTGATGATGATGATCTATTTTCTGGTATGACTGATGGGCTGGCATGTAATGCTTATGCCAAAAATGGTGATGACTTCGAAGATTATGATCTGTTCAGCAGTGGAGGAGGCTTGGAATTAGAAGGGGATGATCGTACATGTATGGGTCAAAGAAGTTCTGATTATATCAGGGGACTTTCCAATGGCCAAGTGGGTTCTAATGGCTCAATTGTTGGTGAACACCCTTATGGTGAACACCCATCTAGAACACTTTTTGTGAGAAATATTAATAGTAATGTCGAAGATTCTGAATTAAAGGCTCTTTTTGAG CAATTTGGAGATATTCGCAAGCTCTATACATCCTGTAAGCATCGTGGGTTTGTTATGATTTCTTATTATGACATAAGGGCAGCCCAAGAGGCAAAGAAAGTGCTTCAAAATAAAGCATTGAAGCGTAGGAAACTTGACATACATTATTCAATACCAAAG GATAATCCTTCGGAAAGAGATGTTAACCAGGGCACCCTGGTGGTATTCAACCTTGATTCTTCTGTTTCAGATGATGAGATTCGCAAAATTTTTGGCTTTTATGGAGAAATCAAAGAA ATCCTTGATGCTCCACATAAGTATCAATACAAATTGATAGAGTTTTATGATGTCCGAGCTGCAGAAGCTGCTCTTTGTGCACTGAATAGGAGTGAAATTTCTGGGAAACAGATCAAGATTGAACCAAGCCATTCAGAGATTGCAAGATGGTG TTTGATGCAACAGCCTGAGCAGGAGCAAGATGGACTTAATGTTTGTCAAAGCCCTTGTGACAATTTATCATCAGGACACACGG CAACTGTCTCTCCTGGGGTTATCGCATCTAACAGTGTGGATAATGGATCTAACCTTGGTTTACATTCTGCACACCGATCATCTCTGAGTTCATTTATTGAAAATGCATTCCCTCATATGAGTTCAAGTGTTCCAAACAACTTGCCTTCTCCGGTGGGAGTGGCATCTATTGGCAAACAATTTGGAGTTTGTGAGTCCAACCATTCTCTGAATGAAATGAAGTTTGCTAACCAATGCATTCCCAATTTACATCCTCATTCATTCCCGGAGTATCATGAAAGTTTAGCCAACAGTGTTCCATGTAACTCTTTGAGCACCAATGCTGATATGGCTGGCAATCTTGGTCCCAGGATGACAGAAGGAATCAACAGTAGGCAAATTCACAGAATGAGTTCCAATGTTCATCCAGTGGAACTTAATGGAGGAG tttttggttctTCTGGAAATGGGAGCTGTCCCCTTCATGGACACCATTATGCATGGAAGAACTCCAACTCATATCAGCAACATCCTTCAAGTCCTGTGATTTGGGGGAATTCGCCTTCATTTGTTGACGGTGTTCCTGCTCATCGCCTTCCACAAATGCCTGGATTTCCTGGAGGATCACCTCAATTACTGAACATGTCACCCGTGCATCATCATGTTGGATCCGCACCAGCTGTAAATACCTCCCTCTGGGACAGGCGACATACCTATTTAGGGGAGTCTCCTGAAGCTTCTAGCTTCCACTTGGGTTCTCTTGGGAGCATGGGCTTTCCTCGTAGTTCTCAATTGCATCATATTGACATTTCTCCTCACAGCACCTTTTCTCATATTGGAGGAAATTGCACAGACATGTTGACAAATGCGGGGCAACACTCTCCTCAGCAAATGTGCAACATTTTTCTTGGGAGGAACCCGATGATTTCAATGCCTGCATCTTTTGACTCTGCAAGTGAACGTGTGAGAAACCTTTCTCACCGTAGAAATGATGTGAATTCTAATCTTGCTGATAAGAAACAGTATGAACTTGATACTGACCGCATATTACGTGGGGAAGATGTCCGAACAACACTGATGATAAAGAACATTCCCAACAA aTATACTTCTAAAATGCTTCTCGCTGCAATAGATGAGCACTGTCGGGGAACctatgattttctttatttgccAATTGACTTCAAG AACAAATGCAATGTGGGCTATGCGTTCATCAATATGATTGATGCTCGTCAGATTATTTCATTTCATCAG GCATTCGATGGCAAAAAATGGGAGAAGTTTAATAGTGAAAAGGTGGCCTCCCTTGCATATGCTAGGATTCAGGGAAAAGCTGCTCTTATTGCCCATTTCCAGAATTCAAGCTTGATGAATGAGGATAAACGTTGCCGCCCTATTCTCTTTCATACTGAAGGTCCAAATGCTGGTGATCCG GAGCCCTTCCCCATGGGTACCAATATTCGATCAAGACCAGGCAGATCTCGAACTAGCAGCaatgaggaaaaccacaacCTGGGAAACCCTTCAATTTCTGCAAATAGAGAGGAATATTCCAACGGATCGGATTCTTCAAAGGACTCTGATTGA
- the LOC126701914 gene encoding uncharacterized protein LOC126701914, whose protein sequence is MSAPPYLALKKPKVETNDANEVRQQQQQQQQQKLVSSSSTTTTTTTKSNNMDDDDKNDNNNSDNCVSREEQEEALVALIEHRTKEVLTNKQRIAYYKSQLEESEKRLHDSKSKLARLRTQSNGLSSKGTAENGTKNLKVERRSTSPIHISEDSSRHQPQSKPELLIPSVNPKVSQHINSAKFGAKPSNGSSTQSGPSVSTQSYSAMRVKGDKPSRVSTEPEEEVKIQDKGTKRKFEQKEHKDLITSISSRSSPCIVRCHASTHISSQHKRKLRSLALCPVNDQLFVTSALDGLVNLWQVQSRGSIASLLSSTECLSPKQRRWPEDIAWHPHGNSLFSVYSADGGDSQISVLNLNKTQGRARVNFLEEKPHFKGIINGITFMPWEDVCFVTGGSDHAVILWSEKDGEDSWKPKALHRNLHSSAVMGVAGMQKKPIVLSAGADKRIIGFDTLVGRADYRHQIECKCMSVLPNPCDFNLFMVQTAAPERQLRLFDIRLRQTEIHAFGWRQESSESQSALINQAWSPDGFYITSGSADPMIHVFDIRYNSRKPSQSIKAHQKRVFKAVWLHSVPLLVSISSDLNIGLHKMT, encoded by the exons ATGAGCGCGCCTCCTTATCTGGCTCTGAAGAAACCCAAAGTTGAGACCAACGATGCGAATGAAGtacgacaacaacaacagcaacagcaacagcaaaAACTAgtttcatcatcatcaacaacaacaacaacaacaacaaaatcaaacaacatgGACGACGACGACAAGAACGACAACAACAATAGCGACAACTGTGTTAGCAGAGAAGAGCAAGAAGAGGCATTGGTGGCTCTGATCGAACATCGTACCAAAGAAGTCCTAACTAATAAACAGCGTATCGCTTATTACAAATCCCAG CTTGAGGAATCAGAGAAGAGGTTGCATGATTCAAAATCTAAATTGGCTCGGCTTCGAACCCAGAGTAATGGTTTGTCATCTAAAGGGACTGCCGAGAATGGAACGAAAAATTTGAAGGTGGAGCGCAGATCAACTAGTCCTATTCATATAAGTGAAGATTCATCTAGACACCAGCCTCAATCTAAACCAGAACTTCTGATTCCTTCTGTGAATCCAAAAGTTTCCCAACATATAAACTCTGCAAAGTTTGGTGCAAAACCTTCAAATGGTTCTAGTACTCAATCTGGTCCATCAGTTTCCACTCAATCTTATAGTGCTATGAGAGTTAAAGGGGACAAACCTTCTAGAGTTTCTACTGAGCCCGAAGAAGAAGTTAAAATTCAAGATAAAGGAACAAAAAGAAAGTTTG aacagaaagaacacaaagatttGATTACATCAATAAGTAGCCGTTCTTCACCATGCATAGTCCGCTGCCATGCAAGCACTCACATCTCCAGTCAACACAAGCGAAAGTTGAGAAGTCTTGCTTTGTGTCCAGTGAATGATCAACTTTTCGTGACTAG TGCTTTGGATGGATTGGTCAATTTATGGCAAGTTCAGTCTAGGGG GTCCATTGCCTCTCTACTTAGCTCGACTGAGTGTTTGTCCCCTAAGCAGAGGAGATGGCCTGAAGATATAGCCTGGCACCCACATGGAAACAGCCTATTTTCTGTATACAGTGCTGATGGTGGAGATTCTCAGATATCAGTTCTTAATCTCAATAAGACACAAGGG AGAGCTCGTGTAAATTTCTTAGAGGAAAAGCCTCATTTTAAGGGTATTATTAACGGCATCACATTCATGCCTTGGGAAGATGTCTGTTTTGTCACTGGAGGCAGTGACCATGCTGTTATACTTTGGAGTGAGAAAGATGGGGAGGACTCATGGAAACCAAAGGCATTGCACAGGAATTTGCATTCGTCTGCTGTTATGGGAGTTGCTGGAATGCAGAAAAAGCCAATTGTATTGTCTGCTGGGGCAGACAAGCGAATTattgggtttgatacactggtTGGAAGAGCAGATTACAGGCATCAAATTGAATGTAAATGCATGAGTGTACTACCAAATCCATGTGATTTCAATTTATTCATGGTTCAAACAGC AGCTCCTGAGAGGCAGCTCCGATTGTTTGATATCAGATTGAGACAGACAGAAATCCATGCTTTTGGGTGGAGGCAAGAAAGCAGTGAATCTCAGTCGGCGCTGATAAATCAGGCCTGGTCTCCTGATGGTTTCTACATAACATCTGGTTCAGCAGACCCCATGATTCACGTCTTTGATATCAGGTATAATTCTAGAAAGCCTTCCCAATCAATAAAAGCCCATCAGAAACGTGTCTTCAAAGCTGTATGGCTCCACTCTGTGCCACTTCTCGTTTCCATATCTTCTGATCTCAACATTGGATTGCACAAGATGACTTAA